A part of Oceanivirga salmonicida genomic DNA contains:
- the adhP gene encoding alcohol dehydrogenase AdhP, whose product MKAVVVNEKGNGIAVVEKKLRALEYGEALVDVEFCGVCHTDLHVANSDFGNVSGTVLGHEGIGVVKELGPGVKSLKIGDRVSIAWFFEGCGSCEYCNTGKETLCRKVKNAGYSVDGGMAQECIVTADYAVKVPEGLDPAQASSITCAGVTTYAAIKAADLKPGQWIVMYGAGGLGNLGVQYAKKVFGAHVIAVDINDDKLELAKKCGADIVINGKNTDPVKYIQEHVGGAHSAVVTAVSKVAFNQAVDSVRPAGKVVAVGLPSETMDVSIVKTVLDGIQIIGSLVGTRKDLEEAFQFGAEGLVVPVVEKRSIEDAYDIFKEMEEGTITGRMVIDMKK is encoded by the coding sequence ATGAAAGCAGTAGTAGTAAACGAAAAAGGAAACGGAATTGCCGTTGTTGAAAAAAAATTAAGAGCATTAGAATATGGAGAAGCATTAGTAGATGTTGAATTTTGTGGAGTATGTCATACAGATTTACATGTTGCAAATAGTGATTTTGGAAATGTTTCAGGAACAGTATTAGGACATGAGGGTATAGGTGTAGTTAAAGAATTAGGGCCTGGTGTTAAATCATTAAAAATTGGAGATAGAGTAAGTATAGCATGGTTCTTTGAAGGTTGTGGTTCATGTGAATATTGTAATACAGGAAAAGAAACTTTATGTAGAAAAGTTAAAAATGCAGGATATTCTGTTGATGGTGGAATGGCACAAGAATGTATAGTTACAGCAGATTACGCAGTGAAAGTACCAGAAGGATTAGATCCAGCCCAAGCAAGTAGTATAACTTGTGCAGGAGTTACAACATATGCAGCAATAAAAGCAGCTGATTTAAAACCTGGTCAATGGATAGTAATGTATGGTGCAGGTGGACTTGGTAATTTAGGAGTTCAATATGCTAAAAAAGTGTTTGGAGCACATGTTATAGCAGTAGACATTAATGATGATAAATTAGAATTAGCTAAAAAATGTGGGGCAGATATAGTAATAAATGGTAAAAATACTGACCCTGTAAAATATATACAAGAACATGTAGGTGGAGCACATTCAGCAGTAGTTACAGCAGTATCTAAGGTTGCATTTAATCAAGCAGTTGATTCAGTTAGACCAGCTGGAAAAGTTGTAGCAGTAGGATTACCTTCAGAAACTATGGATGTTTCAATAGTTAAAACAGTTTTAGATGGTATACAAATCATAGGTTCACTAGTTGGAACTAGAAAAGATTTAGAAGAAGCATTCCAATTTGGTGCTGAGGGATTAGTTGTTCCTGTTGTTGAAAAAAGATCTATAGAAGATGCTTATGATATTTTTAAAGAAATGGAAGAAGGAACTATAACAGGTCGTATGGTTATAGATATGAAAAAATAG
- a CDS encoding ATP-binding cassette domain-containing protein: MNKKVAIEFENVGKTYTVNKNEAIKNINFKIYEGEFVTILGSSGCGKTTILKMINKLIMASSGNVYVQNENVNDKDTLELRRSIGYVIQEIGLFPHLNIFENISILLNVLKKDKLEIENRVKELMELIDLDYDKYSKLYPNQLSGGQKQRVGVARALASNPNIMLLDEPFGALDAITRIYLQKEIKKIHKELSHKTFVLITHDISEALLLGSRVLIMNNGKIEQFDTPKNILKNPKTDFVKDLLNAVRDQFDVWREYQ; the protein is encoded by the coding sequence ATGAATAAAAAAGTTGCTATTGAATTTGAGAATGTAGGAAAAACATATACGGTTAATAAAAACGAAGCAATAAAAAATATAAATTTTAAAATATATGAAGGAGAATTTGTAACTATATTAGGTAGTTCAGGTTGTGGTAAGACTACTATACTTAAAATGATAAATAAGTTAATTATGGCTAGTAGTGGGAATGTGTATGTTCAAAATGAAAATGTTAATGATAAAGATACATTAGAACTTAGAAGAAGTATAGGCTATGTAATACAAGAAATAGGATTATTTCCACATCTTAATATATTTGAAAACATTTCTATATTATTGAATGTATTAAAAAAAGACAAATTAGAAATTGAAAATAGAGTTAAAGAATTAATGGAATTAATAGATTTAGATTATGATAAATATTCTAAGTTGTATCCTAATCAATTATCAGGGGGTCAAAAACAGCGTGTAGGTGTAGCAAGGGCATTAGCAAGTAATCCTAATATTATGTTGTTAGATGAGCCTTTTGGTGCATTAGATGCTATTACAAGAATTTATTTACAAAAGGAAATAAAAAAAATACATAAAGAATTATCACATAAAACTTTTGTTTTAATAACTCATGATATAAGTGAAGCACTATTATTAGGAAGTAGGGTTCTTATCATGAATAATGGTAAAATAGAGCAGTTTGACACACCCAAAAATATATTAAAAAATCCCAAAACCGATTTTGTTAAAGATTTATTAAATGCTGTAAGAGATCAATTTGATGTTTGGAGAGAGTATCAATGA
- a CDS encoding ABC transporter permease: MKYLNLSLEHIYLVSVALIIALVISVLLVYISSKNKKFKKLILNLTTITYAIPSLSFFSLLIPLTGLGKTAVIIVLSIYAQYILVRSFITLLDHFDKNLLLAAKAVGLDDKTIFFKIKLPLLENDIFNSIKISISTLISIANIGSIVNAGGLGVLVFNGLRNMSALKIFIAIILNAIVYIIFSIIIQIIRNGVRYANHKYNNNSSQ; encoded by the coding sequence ATGAAATACTTAAATCTTAGTTTAGAACATATATATTTAGTATCAGTAGCACTTATTATAGCACTAGTTATATCAGTATTATTGGTATATATTTCTAGTAAAAATAAAAAATTTAAAAAACTTATTTTAAATTTAACTACAATTACATATGCAATACCTAGTTTATCGTTTTTTTCATTATTAATACCTTTAACAGGTCTTGGTAAAACAGCAGTTATTATAGTGCTTTCTATATATGCACAATATATATTAGTTAGAAGTTTTATAACTTTGTTAGACCATTTTGATAAAAATTTATTATTAGCTGCAAAAGCAGTAGGTTTAGATGATAAAACTATATTTTTTAAAATAAAATTACCTTTACTTGAAAATGATATATTTAATAGCATAAAAATTAGTATAAGCACTTTAATATCAATAGCTAATATAGGTTCAATAGTTAATGCTGGTGGACTAGGGGTATTAGTTTTTAATGGATTAAGAAATATGAGTGCTTTAAAAATATTTATAGCAATAATTTTAAATGCAATAGTATATATAATATTTAGCATTATAATACAAATAATCAGAAATGGAGTAAGGTATGCAAATCATAAATATAATAATAACAGTAGCCAATAA
- a CDS encoding ABC transporter ATP-binding protein, protein MIVIKNLTKRFGKKKAVNNLNVEIKDGTVVAFIGHNGAGKTTTLNMMSGILPIDEGEIILNGKTIKDKDYKREFTVVFDNPDHYLYLTAMEYFQFITDIYEVDKDEVETKITNLANEFGITEVLHENIESFSHGMRQKVMIIGALLVNPNIWILDEPLTGLDPIASFKLKELMKEHARKGNIVLFSTHVLEVAEKLCDSIIIIKEGSSIFQGTLEQIKQNYPDKNLEEIFLTMMGVSNNGQTN, encoded by the coding sequence ATGATAGTAATTAAAAACTTGACTAAGCGTTTTGGAAAGAAAAAGGCTGTTAATAACCTAAATGTTGAAATAAAAGATGGCACAGTTGTTGCATTTATAGGTCATAATGGAGCAGGTAAAACTACTACTCTTAATATGATGTCAGGTATATTACCAATAGATGAAGGTGAAATTATATTAAATGGTAAAACTATTAAAGATAAAGATTATAAGAGAGAATTTACAGTAGTATTTGATAATCCTGACCATTATTTATATTTAACAGCAATGGAATATTTTCAGTTTATAACTGATATATATGAAGTTGATAAAGATGAAGTAGAGACTAAAATAACTAATTTAGCAAATGAATTTGGAATAACAGAAGTATTACATGAAAATATCGAATCATTTTCACATGGTATGAGACAAAAAGTTATGATAATAGGGGCATTATTAGTAAATCCTAATATATGGATTTTAGATGAACCATTAACTGGGTTAGACCCCATAGCATCATTTAAATTGAAAGAATTAATGAAAGAACATGCAAGAAAAGGAAATATTGTACTATTTTCAACACATGTATTAGAAGTAGCAGAAAAATTATGTGATAGTATAATTATAATAAAAGAGGGTTCTAGTATATTTCAAGGAACATTAGAACAAATAAAACAAAATTACCCTGATAAAAATTTAGAAGAAATTTTCCTTACTATGATGGGAGTATCTAATAATGGACAGACAAATTAA
- a CDS encoding alanine/glycine:cation symporter family protein, producing the protein MQIINIIITVANKILWDKNILVVLLIGISLYFTIRTKFMQFRLLPTILKEITKNEKGENGVSSVESLLLTTASRVGAGNIAGVVAAISVGGAGSIFWMWLVALLVSATAFIESTLSVMYRSTKQDGNYVGGTPFILKQRLNMPKLGIIYAVFSIICYLGVTQIMSNSITDSITSIYSIDGVNLKIVIAVLLSLLVAMILFNKKESQEHIITVVNKLVPIMAVIYVIFFIYVVIISFNEIPGMFHTIFYEAFGGKQFLGGTFGVAIMYGVKRGLFSNEAGSGNSNYAAASVHNEDAVKQGFIQMFGVFIDTLVICSATAFIVLLAPKSNLTGMALFQHSVTHHIGKFGATLVIVLMFFFCMSTILAVVYYGNSAIYYIGTNKYLIPIYQLMIILMVYVGGTKKDLFVWSLADFGLGFMTLINIMVLLLIGEESIIKLKEYEKTVSEKVDK; encoded by the coding sequence ATGCAAATCATAAATATAATAATAACAGTAGCCAATAAAATTTTATGGGATAAAAATATATTGGTGGTGTTATTAATAGGGATTTCTTTATACTTTACTATTAGAACTAAATTTATGCAATTTAGGTTATTGCCAACAATATTAAAAGAAATAACTAAAAATGAAAAAGGAGAAAACGGAGTAAGTTCTGTTGAAAGTCTTTTATTAACAACAGCATCAAGAGTAGGAGCGGGAAATATTGCAGGAGTAGTTGCAGCAATTTCAGTTGGGGGTGCAGGTTCAATATTTTGGATGTGGTTAGTTGCGTTATTAGTATCAGCGACTGCATTTATAGAATCAACATTATCTGTTATGTATAGAAGCACTAAACAAGATGGAAATTATGTAGGTGGAACTCCTTTTATATTAAAACAAAGACTTAATATGCCTAAATTAGGTATAATATATGCTGTTTTTTCTATAATTTGTTATTTAGGTGTTACACAAATAATGTCTAATTCAATAACAGACTCTATAACTAGTATTTATAGTATAGATGGTGTAAATTTAAAAATAGTTATAGCAGTTTTACTTTCACTTTTAGTTGCAATGATATTATTTAATAAAAAAGAAAGTCAAGAGCATATAATAACGGTAGTAAATAAATTAGTGCCTATAATGGCAGTAATATATGTAATATTTTTTATATATGTAGTAATTATAAGTTTTAATGAAATACCTGGTATGTTTCACACAATATTTTATGAAGCATTTGGGGGAAAACAATTTTTAGGTGGAACTTTTGGAGTGGCGATAATGTACGGAGTGAAAAGAGGGCTATTTTCTAATGAAGCAGGTTCTGGAAACTCAAATTATGCAGCAGCATCTGTACATAATGAAGATGCAGTAAAACAAGGATTTATTCAAATGTTTGGAGTATTTATAGATACCTTAGTTATATGTAGTGCAACAGCATTTATTGTTTTATTAGCACCAAAATCAAATTTAACTGGTATGGCCTTATTCCAACATTCAGTTACACACCATATAGGAAAATTTGGTGCTACATTAGTAATAGTTTTAATGTTCTTTTTTTGTATGAGTACTATATTAGCAGTAGTATATTATGGAAATAGTGCTATATACTATATTGGGACTAATAAGTATTTGATACCAATTTATCAATTAATGATAATACTAATGGTATATGTTGGTGGGACCAAAAAAGACTTGTTTGTTTGGTCTTTAGCAGATTTTGGATTAGGATTTATGACCCTTATAAATATTATGGTATTATTGCTAATAGGAGAAGAAAGTATTATAAAACTTAAAGAATACGAAAAAACAGTTAGTGAAAAAGTTGACAAATGA